The following proteins come from a genomic window of Alicyclobacillus dauci:
- a CDS encoding post-transcriptional regulator, with the protein MNPLEATHIRPHAKELMDLCATKVEEFRLLGYDQVKLEEVWEFVCAKLPSDTHLHQLVEFILSMRVMDFMNYQTISAYKGSLS; encoded by the coding sequence TTGAATCCGCTTGAAGCCACTCACATTCGACCTCATGCAAAAGAACTGATGGACTTGTGCGCAACGAAAGTGGAAGAGTTCCGTTTACTCGGCTATGATCAGGTAAAGCTAGAGGAAGTTTGGGAATTTGTGTGTGCCAAGCTGCCTTCTGACACACATTTACATCAATTGGTGGAATTTATTTTATCGATGCGTGTGATGGATTTCATGAATTACCAGACCATCTCGGCTTATAAAGGTTCGCTTTCGTAG
- a CDS encoding DUF421 domain-containing protein has translation MVQVPDWQFPIRILVLYLLVMVALRVMGKREIGQLSVFDFVVSVMIAELSTLPMEDTQVPLYKSVISIGSLVLFQTIVAFLQIKSHRFRHFVDGEPSVLIEHGQVKDREMKRLRYSVHDLMTQLREKGVSNVADVEFAILETSGQLSVFPKAAVRPLTPRDIGRMVDTETIPMPLIVDGYPVEKTLSILKQDETWLADEMKRRGYSSLRDVFYASVDASGNIWIDERDARDEKDRHKGNGEDK, from the coding sequence ATGGTCCAAGTACCGGATTGGCAGTTTCCCATTCGTATTCTTGTTTTGTACTTGTTGGTCATGGTCGCTCTTCGAGTGATGGGGAAGCGGGAAATCGGCCAGTTGTCGGTGTTTGATTTCGTTGTGTCGGTCATGATCGCTGAGTTGTCTACCTTGCCCATGGAAGACACACAGGTCCCCCTCTATAAATCCGTTATTTCAATCGGCTCGCTGGTTTTGTTTCAAACCATTGTGGCCTTCTTGCAAATAAAAAGTCATCGGTTTCGTCATTTTGTCGATGGGGAACCATCCGTGCTAATCGAGCATGGACAAGTGAAGGATCGAGAAATGAAGCGACTTCGCTATTCGGTTCACGACTTAATGACGCAGCTCCGTGAAAAAGGCGTAAGCAATGTGGCCGACGTGGAGTTTGCCATTTTAGAGACTTCTGGACAACTCAGTGTTTTTCCCAAGGCAGCTGTACGCCCCCTTACACCACGTGATATCGGACGTATGGTGGACACTGAAACGATTCCCATGCCGTTAATTGTGGACGGTTACCCGGTTGAAAAAACGCTTTCAATCCTGAAACAAGACGAAACATGGCTCGCGGATGAAATGAAACGAAGAGGTTATTCATCTTTGCGCGATGTGTTTTACGCTTCAGTGGATGCCTCAGGGAATATTTGGATTGATGAGCGAGACGCTCGGGACGAAAAGGATAGGCACAAGGGCAATGGGGAGGACAAGTGA
- the secF gene encoding protein translocase subunit SecF: MKPKFDIIRLSKWFFLLSSLITVAGIVVFATLGFNLGTDFKAGSRVQMQLNQQVDETKVRQMFNSVGLKVDNTAVTVAGTGRNVAIVRFPEVLTPTQISQIDQAESKYFPKATVAPKVDTVDPYVAKQTAQKAALSILIAAAFIVIYIAIRFEFRFAVAGIVALLHDAFIVLAAFALLRREVDLTFVAAILTIVGYSINDTIVIFDRIRENLKIVKPKDVETLKQVVNRSLWQTMSRSINTVITVLIAAVILYFFGGVSIRNFTFALIIGLVSGAYSSIFIASPLWVVWRGRSLKKGKSGVKTHTA; the protein is encoded by the coding sequence ATGAAGCCTAAGTTTGATATCATCCGGCTCAGTAAGTGGTTCTTCCTTCTTTCCAGCCTGATCACCGTTGCTGGTATTGTTGTCTTTGCGACCCTTGGATTCAATTTGGGCACGGATTTCAAAGCCGGCTCACGGGTACAAATGCAGTTGAATCAACAGGTGGACGAAACAAAAGTTCGCCAGATGTTCAACTCTGTCGGACTCAAGGTGGACAACACTGCAGTCACTGTAGCGGGAACAGGGCGCAATGTGGCCATTGTGCGTTTTCCGGAAGTGCTGACACCAACCCAGATCAGTCAAATTGACCAAGCGGAGTCGAAGTATTTTCCGAAGGCCACAGTTGCGCCAAAAGTAGACACGGTTGATCCGTATGTGGCCAAGCAAACGGCTCAAAAGGCAGCACTATCTATTTTGATTGCCGCCGCATTTATCGTTATTTACATCGCCATCCGATTTGAGTTTCGCTTCGCTGTCGCAGGCATCGTTGCTCTTTTGCACGACGCCTTTATCGTGCTTGCCGCGTTTGCCTTGTTGCGGCGTGAAGTCGATCTGACGTTTGTGGCTGCCATCCTCACAATCGTCGGTTACTCCATTAATGACACCATCGTCATTTTCGACCGCATCCGTGAGAACCTCAAAATTGTCAAGCCGAAGGATGTGGAGACGCTCAAGCAAGTGGTCAATCGCAGTTTATGGCAGACGATGTCGAGATCGATTAACACAGTCATTACCGTACTCATCGCTGCCGTAATCCTCTATTTCTTCGGGGGCGTTTCAATCCGAAACTTCACGTTCGCACTCATCATCGGCTTAGTCAGCGGAGCCTACAGCTCAATTTTCATCGCCAGTCCGCTGTGGGTCGTATGGCGTGGACGGTCGTTGAAGAAAGGTAAATCCGGCGTAAAAACGCATACGGCTTAA
- the spoVB gene encoding stage V sporulation protein B → MNRQTFLHGALVLMISGLVTRVMGFVYRVLLTRLIGAQGMGLFQIVFPILGLVLTFVTAGLPLAISKLVAEAVAQNDKARVRRIMRISVWIVAVLAILFTILMVVCRHVVANRWLTDPRAYPAYLAMIPLIGVIAISSLYRGYFQGLQDMGPTAWGLILEQTVRIISVWILAAYFVHISLAYAAAAAMMGMVLGELSGLLFLVFQQRRRGKLDDILPNADNRTTETTRDTIRAMRVIALPVTLSKLIWSILFAAEPVLVMRALKHAGFSTVMSTTMYGQYSGMAIPLLVFPTVFTGSLATNLVPSVSESIAANEAFRVRIRLAQSFTATAMVAFPTAVVLTMFATPLTHYIYKEGSVGPILAVMAPFMFFLCLQAPLTGILQGLNKTGIAMTNSIIGGLLKLLLIILLASRPTMGVLGVSMATAASFSVSCILNLWFVVRYVGFSIRLHSLARVAVASCGMFVYMQAITMRHTELPLSSLMLAVIGGFILYFALLCALRVLTSRNIRRVPRVGPWLSQVVKWMPFAI, encoded by the coding sequence GTGAATCGTCAAACATTCCTTCACGGCGCACTTGTATTGATGATTTCCGGACTGGTTACACGGGTCATGGGCTTCGTGTACCGAGTCTTACTCACGCGTCTTATCGGCGCACAAGGAATGGGCCTGTTCCAAATCGTCTTCCCGATTTTGGGACTCGTTCTCACCTTTGTCACGGCCGGTCTTCCACTCGCCATCTCGAAACTCGTGGCAGAAGCGGTAGCTCAAAATGACAAGGCTCGCGTCCGCCGTATTATGCGGATCAGCGTCTGGATCGTCGCCGTTTTGGCCATTCTCTTTACGATTCTCATGGTGGTTTGTCGGCACGTCGTAGCAAATCGCTGGTTGACTGACCCGCGCGCGTACCCGGCTTACTTGGCGATGATTCCTCTTATCGGCGTGATCGCAATTTCGAGCCTTTATCGAGGCTATTTTCAAGGCTTGCAGGATATGGGGCCCACTGCATGGGGACTGATCCTAGAGCAAACTGTGCGCATCATTAGTGTCTGGATACTGGCAGCCTACTTCGTGCATATTTCTCTCGCCTACGCGGCAGCGGCTGCGATGATGGGGATGGTTTTAGGAGAATTGAGCGGGCTTTTGTTCCTAGTTTTCCAGCAACGTCGGCGAGGAAAATTGGACGACATCTTGCCAAACGCGGACAATCGAACAACGGAGACCACTCGGGACACCATCCGCGCCATGCGTGTCATTGCCCTTCCAGTTACCTTGAGCAAACTCATTTGGTCCATCCTGTTCGCAGCGGAACCTGTATTGGTGATGCGAGCGCTTAAGCACGCAGGGTTTTCAACGGTCATGTCGACGACGATGTATGGTCAATACAGCGGCATGGCCATTCCCCTCCTCGTGTTTCCAACCGTATTCACCGGATCACTAGCAACCAACTTAGTTCCATCCGTGTCAGAGTCCATTGCGGCCAATGAGGCGTTTCGTGTTCGCATTCGTCTTGCACAAAGCTTCACAGCGACCGCTATGGTGGCGTTCCCGACGGCTGTCGTGCTGACGATGTTCGCAACGCCGCTCACACACTACATCTACAAAGAAGGATCAGTGGGACCGATCCTAGCCGTCATGGCCCCGTTCATGTTTTTCCTTTGTCTGCAAGCGCCACTCACCGGAATCCTACAGGGACTAAACAAGACTGGTATCGCTATGACGAATTCCATCATCGGTGGCTTGCTCAAATTGCTGCTCATCATCCTGCTGGCGTCTCGTCCAACCATGGGTGTACTCGGGGTGAGTATGGCGACGGCCGCATCATTCAGCGTATCCTGTATTCTCAACCTGTGGTTCGTTGTACGCTACGTTGGTTTCAGCATTCGACTCCACTCGTTGGCGCGAGTCGCCGTTGCTTCGTGCGGAATGTTCGTATACATGCAAGCCATCACAATGCGACACACAGAGCTGCCTCTGTCATCGTTGATGCTTGCCGTGATCGGCGGATTTATTCTCTACTTCGCACTTCTCTGCGCACTTCGCGTTCTCACGTCCCGCAACATCAGACGGGTGCCGCGAGTTGGCCCATGGCTCTCACAGGTTGTAAAGTGGATGCCATTCGCAATCTGA
- a CDS encoding TIGR04086 family membrane protein, with the protein MSSSQESGRLAALRRFPILYGCFWSLLLAAIGIVIVFLLAQYGNLQPRGITAAAYIIHCTAVFFGSISASRCVDSRGWFYGGLTGLLYALLMVAIGIFVYNTFTIDGSGLFRVLLMAVIGAFGGMIGMSTRRDD; encoded by the coding sequence ATGTCCTCCTCCCAGGAATCCGGACGGCTTGCGGCATTACGCCGCTTTCCGATCCTGTACGGCTGCTTTTGGTCATTACTGCTTGCCGCCATCGGAATCGTCATTGTCTTTCTCTTGGCTCAGTACGGAAACTTGCAACCCCGCGGCATCACGGCAGCGGCTTACATCATCCACTGTACGGCCGTGTTCTTTGGATCCATTTCTGCAAGCCGCTGCGTCGACTCTCGGGGGTGGTTCTACGGCGGCCTGACCGGTCTCCTGTACGCCCTCTTGATGGTCGCTATCGGGATATTTGTTTACAACACGTTCACCATCGACGGAAGCGGACTGTTCCGCGTCTTACTGATGGCGGTGATCGGAGCTTTCGGAGGCATGATCGGCATGTCCACACGCCGCGACGACTGA
- a CDS encoding cation diffusion facilitator family transporter: MSSQANVQRQGSWMAFINALFNVLLAVAKGVIGVIAGSNALIADAVHSAADLVGSLAVIIGLRIARKPPDEDHPYGHGKAELIAATIVAGLLVAAAIEVAYSSATSFFHDPTKPEMVAAYTAFAAMVVKELLFRFNYRLGKKLFSKSLMASAYDHRSDVYSSLAAFIGIVLSVLGTRIHVGWLRYMDAVAGIFVAILVFKMAVGIARDSLQSLMDRVVLEEENIAPYVECALSVNGVRRLDDIRVRDHGQYVIVDLEIGVDAEVTVAAGHDIAARVRREMRSEFERVQDVFVHVNPYYGATNEGKNRNDDESSAVVDR; encoded by the coding sequence TTGAGTAGCCAAGCAAACGTTCAGAGGCAAGGGAGCTGGATGGCGTTTATAAATGCCCTATTCAACGTGTTGTTGGCTGTAGCGAAGGGTGTTATCGGGGTTATTGCAGGGAGCAATGCGCTCATCGCGGATGCAGTTCATTCAGCAGCCGATCTCGTCGGTTCGCTCGCCGTCATCATCGGTCTCCGAATTGCCCGTAAGCCACCGGATGAGGATCACCCGTACGGTCACGGGAAGGCGGAGCTGATCGCGGCGACTATCGTGGCAGGCTTGTTGGTAGCAGCCGCCATTGAAGTTGCGTATTCATCCGCTACTTCGTTCTTTCATGATCCGACGAAACCGGAGATGGTGGCTGCTTATACGGCTTTTGCAGCTATGGTTGTCAAAGAACTCTTATTTCGTTTCAACTACCGTCTTGGTAAAAAGTTGTTCAGCAAGAGTTTGATGGCGAGTGCTTATGATCACAGGTCTGACGTCTACTCATCTCTCGCTGCGTTTATCGGGATTGTTTTGTCGGTCCTTGGTACGCGCATCCATGTCGGTTGGCTTCGCTACATGGATGCCGTTGCTGGCATCTTTGTGGCTATCCTGGTCTTCAAAATGGCTGTTGGTATCGCGCGCGATTCATTGCAAAGTTTAATGGACCGGGTTGTACTGGAAGAAGAGAATATTGCACCCTACGTAGAATGTGCCCTATCCGTGAACGGCGTGCGGCGGCTTGATGATATTCGCGTACGTGACCACGGTCAGTATGTCATTGTCGATTTGGAAATCGGTGTAGACGCAGAGGTCACTGTGGCAGCAGGGCATGACATCGCGGCTCGTGTGCGGCGAGAGATGCGGTCCGAATTTGAACGGGTTCAAGATGTGTTTGTTCACGTAAATCCGTACTATGGGGCAACGAATGAAGGGAAGAACAGAAATGACGACGAAAGTTCCGCTGTGGTTGACCGCTAA
- a CDS encoding sensor domain-containing diguanylate cyclase gives MDRVALRRQLGLSFVIGSVGFLVALFYVPLLWQTHLAVFLFLVMLSTLLEAMPIPLRQGLSSLLPVVPIGAVVVYHTAPVMWAVVVAGIIAPAFQKQFNWVTSYFNAGQYALSVFFMARTLLLFHVQTNDGITGHLILGVIVSALVFLVFNHLFINLLHFARGTFLVSVMWSALFTEIANMAVCLPFAFLTIALGPVHPLTAPIAFLPIVILAYMLRVHRQTRELQMIHAATTRLASEFDIHAIALETARITKLITLADAVVVFFLDRDRQVLIPEVVYPDTRAASFSKDGYPESRGGVIWRTIRHREYVNIPDTRRDKRVIFDGDIPVFLSMAISPMHAHLEVQGAIVCYAERPHAFGYSMPFVAALANQVSVLFENARLYQELQERTRRDAATGLYNYRFFYEELSKRVTDSVQKKRPVSVVIVDIDFFKKFNDTYGHLAGDAVLRDVGRLLSNLGGSDAIAARYGGEEFALLLPCGRQAAFETAERLREAVRQLTVQFQGYKLQGITVSIGVASCPDDSENDRDLLLKADSAMYWGAKQRGRNRTAMYTPEFDAQLFVDDLTGLYTVHLVNIRVRDDVLHGSTEWGAICIDLNQFGSINSTFGFDVGDQVLRQTGVIIRECMRHGELACRYGGDEILILLPGVGESELAGVQERVTRSIASHRYTVGENIILSLRVRATHSILKDVVDGADLFNRVADLFAELDTESGKSMA, from the coding sequence ATGGACAGAGTCGCCTTACGCCGGCAATTAGGCCTCAGCTTTGTGATCGGTTCTGTAGGCTTTCTTGTCGCGCTTTTTTACGTTCCACTGTTGTGGCAAACGCATCTCGCAGTATTCCTCTTTCTTGTAATGCTTTCAACTTTGCTGGAAGCTATGCCAATCCCTCTCCGACAGGGGCTCAGTTCGCTACTTCCGGTTGTTCCCATCGGTGCTGTTGTGGTGTATCATACGGCCCCTGTCATGTGGGCCGTTGTTGTCGCAGGTATCATTGCTCCGGCATTTCAGAAACAGTTCAACTGGGTGACGTCCTATTTCAACGCCGGTCAATATGCCCTAAGTGTTTTTTTCATGGCTCGTACGTTGTTGCTGTTCCACGTCCAGACGAACGACGGGATTACGGGGCATCTGATTTTGGGTGTGATCGTGTCAGCACTCGTTTTTCTTGTTTTTAATCACCTCTTTATCAACCTTCTGCACTTTGCTCGCGGTACATTTCTGGTATCCGTCATGTGGTCGGCATTGTTCACTGAGATCGCCAACATGGCAGTGTGTCTGCCATTTGCTTTTCTGACCATCGCGTTGGGGCCAGTACATCCTTTGACCGCGCCAATTGCTTTCTTGCCTATCGTCATTCTTGCGTATATGTTGCGGGTCCATCGCCAAACGCGAGAGCTTCAGATGATTCATGCGGCCACCACACGGTTGGCAAGCGAGTTCGATATTCACGCCATTGCCCTTGAGACGGCTCGGATCACCAAGCTCATCACGTTGGCTGATGCGGTGGTTGTGTTTTTTTTGGATCGTGATCGACAGGTGCTCATACCCGAAGTGGTGTATCCCGACACGCGTGCAGCGTCATTTTCTAAGGACGGGTACCCCGAGTCGCGTGGTGGCGTCATTTGGCGAACCATCCGGCATCGAGAATATGTCAATATTCCCGACACACGTCGGGACAAACGTGTCATTTTCGACGGTGATATACCGGTATTTTTGAGTATGGCCATTTCACCGATGCACGCGCACTTGGAGGTTCAAGGTGCCATCGTCTGTTACGCGGAGCGTCCGCATGCCTTTGGCTACAGTATGCCGTTCGTCGCAGCCCTCGCAAATCAAGTCTCGGTACTATTTGAAAACGCTCGGCTGTATCAGGAACTGCAGGAACGGACGAGGAGAGATGCAGCGACAGGGCTATATAACTACCGTTTCTTCTATGAGGAACTGAGCAAACGTGTCACGGACAGTGTTCAGAAGAAGAGGCCGGTTTCTGTCGTGATCGTAGATATCGACTTTTTTAAAAAGTTCAACGACACGTACGGTCACTTGGCGGGCGATGCCGTGCTTCGGGACGTCGGCAGGCTGCTTTCAAACCTCGGTGGTTCCGATGCGATTGCGGCTCGCTATGGAGGTGAGGAATTTGCCCTGCTGCTTCCTTGCGGAAGGCAAGCTGCGTTTGAAACAGCTGAGCGACTTCGAGAAGCTGTTCGGCAATTGACGGTTCAATTTCAAGGTTACAAATTGCAAGGGATTACGGTGAGTATTGGGGTAGCGAGTTGCCCGGACGACAGTGAAAATGATCGGGACTTGCTGCTCAAAGCGGATAGCGCCATGTACTGGGGGGCCAAACAGCGCGGCCGGAACCGTACCGCGATGTACACGCCCGAATTTGATGCACAGTTGTTTGTCGACGATTTGACCGGCTTGTATACCGTTCATCTGGTCAACATTCGCGTTCGCGATGATGTTCTGCATGGGTCGACGGAGTGGGGCGCAATCTGTATCGACTTGAATCAATTTGGTTCCATCAACAGCACCTTTGGGTTTGATGTCGGTGACCAAGTCCTTCGACAGACAGGCGTGATTATTCGTGAGTGCATGCGGCATGGCGAGCTCGCTTGTCGTTACGGTGGGGACGAAATTCTCATCCTGTTACCGGGCGTAGGTGAGTCAGAACTTGCGGGCGTCCAAGAACGTGTCACCCGGTCCATTGCTTCACATCGTTACACCGTGGGTGAAAACATCATTTTGAGTTTGCGGGTCAGAGCTACGCACAGTATTCTCAAAGATGTCGTCGATGGTGCCGATCTGTTCAATCGCGTTGCTGACTTATTTGCTGAATTGGATACGGAATCAGGCAAATCGATGGCTTGA
- the yajC gene encoding preprotein translocase subunit YajC produces the protein MHANSLIFLVILVIVFYFLLILPQRRQQKKKTEMMKQVGPGAKIMTASGIYGEIAEMHDDIVVVRVAEGVELEMDQRAIVRVVSEGNGFGTNAPSHELGAPEHEDDDEEEYVDHEEEPAEDDDAEADADKRDHTSDASRQNEH, from the coding sequence ATGCACGCGAACAGTTTGATATTTTTAGTCATTTTGGTGATTGTGTTTTACTTCCTGTTGATTCTCCCACAACGGCGTCAACAGAAGAAAAAAACTGAAATGATGAAACAGGTTGGACCAGGTGCGAAAATTATGACAGCGTCGGGCATCTACGGCGAGATTGCCGAAATGCATGATGATATTGTCGTCGTTCGCGTCGCGGAAGGCGTTGAACTTGAAATGGACCAACGCGCCATTGTTCGCGTTGTCAGCGAAGGCAACGGATTTGGCACAAATGCACCATCGCATGAACTTGGCGCACCTGAACACGAAGACGACGATGAAGAAGAGTATGTGGATCACGAAGAAGAGCCGGCTGAGGATGATGACGCTGAGGCTGATGCGGACAAGCGTGATCACACTTCCGACGCATCACGACAAAACGAACACTGA
- the secD gene encoding protein translocase subunit SecD: MKWGRFMAFLVMVAVVIGLTVGTAMPIAKKIPLGLDLRGGVDLLYQIQPSSGQHITESGKQALLQAVELRVNNLGVASPIIDLEGRDQIRVQLAGVKDQAAAAKTIGETAQLAMYSSAKMDPKTGAPIAPAGKLLATGADLKSNASYVQDPNTGKNEVAISFKDPKKWENITSTYLGKPIYIFLNDNLLTDPVINEKMFTGDSVIYGPQLTTPQECQQLASQINAGALPYPLHLQSETSVGPSLGQASLQATLYAGMIAIILIFLFMIVLYRMAGLIADIALVAYGYLTILIFNGLHVVLTLSGLAALVLGVGMAVDANIITYERIKDEMRQGRSLRSAVKIGNKNALRAIIDSNATTFIAGAVMYWFGQGDIRGFSVALMVSIIVSLLTAVLLSRMMLLSFTNSGVVKRPWWYGVGKGVLKNDEA; this comes from the coding sequence ATGAAATGGGGACGCTTCATGGCGTTCTTGGTCATGGTCGCAGTCGTCATCGGGCTGACTGTGGGCACGGCGATGCCGATTGCAAAGAAGATCCCTTTGGGACTCGACTTGCGGGGCGGCGTTGATTTACTGTATCAGATTCAACCGTCCAGTGGACAACACATAACCGAGAGCGGTAAACAGGCTTTGTTACAGGCCGTTGAGCTGCGGGTCAACAACCTCGGTGTCGCGTCACCCATCATCGACTTGGAGGGTCGCGACCAGATTCGCGTACAGCTAGCTGGAGTGAAAGACCAAGCTGCAGCTGCCAAGACGATTGGTGAGACGGCACAGCTCGCAATGTATTCCAGTGCAAAGATGGATCCGAAGACGGGAGCACCAATTGCACCTGCAGGAAAACTGCTCGCAACTGGGGCTGATCTGAAGAGTAACGCGTCGTATGTTCAAGATCCCAATACGGGCAAAAACGAAGTGGCGATTTCTTTTAAGGATCCGAAAAAGTGGGAGAATATTACCAGCACATACTTAGGTAAACCAATTTACATTTTCTTGAACGACAACCTTCTCACCGATCCAGTTATTAATGAAAAAATGTTTACCGGTGACAGCGTCATTTATGGCCCGCAGTTGACGACGCCCCAAGAGTGTCAACAGTTGGCGAGCCAAATTAACGCAGGCGCGTTACCGTATCCACTGCACCTACAAAGTGAGACCAGTGTCGGCCCATCGCTCGGTCAAGCTAGCCTTCAAGCCACACTGTACGCGGGAATGATTGCGATCATCCTCATTTTCCTCTTTATGATCGTGCTTTACCGCATGGCGGGTCTCATCGCGGATATCGCCCTTGTGGCGTATGGGTACCTGACGATTTTGATCTTTAATGGCCTTCATGTCGTCTTGACCCTATCGGGTCTCGCGGCATTGGTTCTCGGTGTCGGTATGGCGGTGGACGCAAACATCATCACGTACGAGCGCATCAAAGACGAGATGAGACAGGGTCGCAGTTTGCGATCCGCTGTGAAAATCGGCAACAAGAATGCCCTTCGTGCCATCATCGACTCGAACGCAACCACATTTATTGCTGGTGCTGTGATGTACTGGTTTGGCCAAGGTGACATTCGCGGATTCTCGGTGGCTCTCATGGTCAGTATTATCGTCAGCCTCCTCACGGCGGTACTACTTAGCCGTATGATGTTGCTGTCGTTTACGAATTCAGGCGTGGTCAAACGACCGTGGTGGTATGGAGTAGGGAAAGGGGTGTTGAAGAACGATGAAGCCTAA
- the tgt gene encoding tRNA guanosine(34) transglycosylase Tgt, whose translation MTAPVRYELIRRCKDTNARRGRVTTPHGVIETPVFMPVGTQATVKTMAPWELEELGAKIILSNTYHLHLRPGEDIVERAGGLHGFMNWSGAVLTDSGGFQVFSLSGLRKITDEGVAFRSHIDGSPRFFSPESVMAIENALGADIIMQIDECPPYPASREYLRTSLDRTLNWAKRCKEAHRRPEEQALFGIVQGGEHLDMRREAAEALIDLDLPGYAIGGLSVGEPKPLMYEVLAHTTPLLPADKPRYLMGVGAPDDLFEGVERGIDMFDCVLPTRIARNGTVFTKNGKVVLKHARYKDDFSPIDESCSCRVCRTFTKAYIRHLLKAEEILGLRLTSYHNVHFLLKLMENIRISIEQDRFLEFKREFYQSYGYTGQREDVD comes from the coding sequence TTGACAGCACCAGTAAGGTATGAGCTCATCCGCCGCTGCAAGGATACGAATGCGCGCCGTGGCCGCGTGACGACACCGCACGGCGTGATCGAGACACCTGTGTTCATGCCGGTCGGAACCCAGGCGACTGTGAAGACGATGGCACCTTGGGAACTGGAAGAGCTCGGTGCGAAAATCATTCTGTCCAATACATATCACTTGCACTTGCGCCCTGGCGAGGACATTGTTGAGCGAGCCGGCGGGTTGCACGGTTTCATGAACTGGTCTGGTGCCGTACTGACCGACAGCGGCGGCTTCCAAGTGTTCAGCCTGTCGGGCCTGCGCAAAATCACAGACGAGGGAGTTGCCTTCCGTTCGCACATCGATGGCAGCCCACGTTTCTTCTCACCGGAATCCGTCATGGCCATCGAGAACGCTCTGGGGGCGGACATTATTATGCAAATCGACGAGTGTCCACCATACCCGGCGTCACGTGAATACCTGCGGACGTCTCTCGATCGGACGCTTAACTGGGCGAAGCGTTGCAAGGAAGCTCACCGGCGACCGGAGGAACAAGCTTTGTTCGGGATTGTTCAAGGCGGCGAGCATCTTGACATGCGGCGCGAAGCGGCGGAAGCACTCATCGATCTCGATCTCCCCGGCTACGCCATCGGCGGCCTCAGCGTGGGCGAACCGAAGCCACTCATGTACGAGGTCCTGGCCCACACGACTCCGTTGTTGCCAGCGGACAAACCTCGCTATTTGATGGGTGTCGGTGCACCGGATGACTTGTTTGAAGGCGTCGAGCGTGGCATTGACATGTTTGACTGCGTGCTGCCCACGCGCATCGCTCGTAACGGCACGGTGTTCACGAAGAATGGGAAGGTCGTCCTCAAGCATGCCCGCTATAAGGATGACTTCTCACCCATCGACGAATCGTGCAGTTGTCGCGTCTGCAGGACGTTCACAAAAGCCTACATCAGGCACCTGCTCAAAGCGGAAGAAATTCTCGGATTGCGGCTGACCAGTTACCATAATGTGCATTTTCTGTTGAAGCTGATGGAGAATATTCGAATCTCGATTGAGCAGGACAGGTTTTTGGAATTTAAACGAGAATTTTACCAATCGTACGGTTATACTGGACAGCGAGAGGATGTGGATTAA